The following are encoded together in the Acidovorax sp. KKS102 genome:
- the rpoB gene encoding DNA-directed RNA polymerase subunit beta, producing the protein MAYSYTERKRIRKSFGTRDSVLEVPYLLQMQKDAYTAFLQADTAPQKRTIEGLQAAFDAAFPIVSHNGFVEMKFIEYNLAKPAFDVRECQTRGLTFASAVRAKVQLIIYDRESSTSQSKVVKEVKEQEVYMGEVPLMTDKGSFIINGTERVIVSQLHRSPGVFFEHDKGKTHSSGKLLFSARIIPYRGSWLDFEFDPKDILYFRVDRRRKMPVTILLKAIGLNPESILANFFVNDNFRLMDSGAQMEFVPERLRGEVARFDITDKSGKVVVAKDKRVTARHTRELEQSGTTHISVPEDFLIGRVVARNIVDADTGEIIAKANEELTEALLKKLRSAGVQDLQVIYTNELDQGAYISQTLRIDETVDEFAARVAIYRIMRPGEPPTEDAVQALFQRLFYNPDTYDLSRVGRMKFNAKIGRDESTGPMVLSNEDILAVVKILVDLRNGNGEVDDIDHLGNRRVRCVGELAENQYRTGLARIEKAVKERLGQAEQEPLMPHDLINSKPISAALKEFFGASQLSQFMDQTNPLAEITHKRRVSALGPGGLTRERAGFEVRDVHVTHYGRVCPIETPEGPNIGLINSLALYARLNEYGFIETPYRRVVDGKVTNDIDYLSAIEEGKYVIAQANAQLDKDGRLTGELVSAREKGESILCGADRVQYMDVSPAQIVSVAASLVPFLEHDDANRALMGANMSRQAVPVLRPEKPLVGTGIERVAAVDSGTVVTATRGGVVDYVDATRIVVRVNDDEAVAGEVGVDIYNLIKYQRSNQNTNIHQRPIVKKGDMLVKGDVIADGASTDFGEIAIGQNMLIAFMPWNGYNFEDSILISERVVAEDRYTSIHIEELVVMARDTKLGAEEITRDIPNLSEQQLNRLDESGIIYVGAEVQPGDTLVGKVTPKGETTLTPEEKLLRAIFGEKASDVKDTSLRVDQGSSGTVIDVQVFTREGIQRDKRAQQIIDDELKRFRLDLNDQLRIVEADAFDRIEKLLTGRVANGGPQKLAKGTKIDKAYLASVEKFHWFDIRPAEDEVATQLESIKNALEQTRHSFDLAFEEKRKKLTQGDELPAGVLKMVKVYLAVKRRLQPGDKMAGRHGNKGVVSKIVPVEDMPYMADGTPADIVLNPLGVPSRMNIGQVLEVHLGWAGKGIGQRIGNMLQEQAKAAELRKFLEEVYNSRGRKEDLSQLSDDELMAMAENLTNGVPYATPVFDGASEEEIKDMLKIAYPDDIKERKGLTESRTQAYLYDGRTGERFERPTTIGYMHYLKLHHLVDDKMHARSTGPYLLVTQQPLGGKAQFGGQRFGEMEVWALEAYGAAYVLQEMLTVKSDDVVGRTKVYESIVKGEHAIEAGMPESFNVLVKEIRSLGLDIELERS; encoded by the coding sequence ATGGCCTATTCCTACACCGAACGCAAGCGAATTCGCAAAAGTTTCGGCACCCGCGATAGCGTGCTCGAAGTTCCTTATCTGCTGCAGATGCAGAAGGACGCATACACCGCTTTCCTGCAGGCAGATACAGCACCCCAGAAAAGAACCATCGAAGGCCTTCAGGCTGCATTCGACGCTGCCTTCCCGATCGTCTCCCACAACGGTTTTGTGGAGATGAAGTTCATTGAATACAACCTGGCCAAGCCGGCTTTTGACGTGCGCGAATGCCAGACCCGTGGTCTGACCTTCGCCTCGGCCGTGCGCGCCAAGGTGCAATTGATCATCTATGACCGCGAGTCTTCGACGTCGCAGTCCAAGGTGGTCAAGGAAGTGAAGGAGCAAGAGGTCTACATGGGCGAAGTGCCCCTGATGACCGACAAGGGCTCGTTCATCATCAACGGTACCGAGCGTGTGATCGTGTCGCAGCTGCACCGCTCGCCTGGCGTGTTCTTCGAGCATGACAAGGGCAAGACCCACAGCTCGGGCAAGCTGCTGTTCTCGGCACGCATCATTCCCTACCGTGGTTCCTGGCTCGACTTCGAGTTCGACCCCAAGGACATCCTGTACTTCCGCGTGGACCGTCGCCGCAAGATGCCGGTCACGATCCTGCTCAAGGCCATTGGCCTGAACCCCGAGTCCATCCTGGCGAACTTCTTCGTCAACGACAACTTCCGCCTGATGGACAGCGGCGCGCAGATGGAGTTCGTGCCCGAGCGTCTGCGTGGCGAAGTCGCGCGCTTCGACATCACCGACAAGTCCGGCAAGGTGGTCGTGGCCAAGGACAAGCGTGTCACCGCCCGTCACACCCGCGAACTGGAACAGTCTGGCACCACGCACATCAGCGTGCCTGAAGACTTCCTGATCGGCCGTGTGGTCGCCCGCAACATTGTGGACGCCGACACCGGTGAAATCATTGCCAAGGCCAACGAAGAGTTGACCGAAGCGCTGCTCAAGAAGCTGCGTTCTGCTGGTGTGCAAGACCTGCAGGTCATCTACACGAACGAACTGGACCAAGGCGCTTACATCTCGCAGACCCTGCGCATCGATGAAACCGTGGATGAGTTCGCTGCCCGCGTGGCCATCTACCGCATAATGCGCCCTGGCGAGCCACCGACCGAAGACGCCGTGCAGGCCCTGTTCCAGCGCCTGTTCTACAACCCCGACACGTACGACCTGTCGCGCGTGGGCCGCATGAAGTTCAACGCCAAGATCGGCCGCGACGAATCCACCGGCCCCATGGTGCTGTCCAACGAAGACATCCTGGCCGTGGTCAAGATTCTGGTGGACCTGCGCAACGGCAATGGCGAAGTCGATGACATCGATCACCTGGGCAACCGCCGCGTGCGTTGCGTGGGCGAACTGGCCGAGAACCAATACCGTACGGGCCTCGCACGTATCGAAAAGGCCGTGAAGGAGCGTCTGGGCCAGGCCGAGCAAGAGCCGCTGATGCCCCACGACTTGATCAACAGCAAGCCGATCTCGGCCGCCCTGAAGGAATTCTTCGGTGCTTCGCAGCTGTCGCAGTTCATGGACCAGACCAACCCGCTGGCCGAAATCACGCACAAGCGCCGTGTGTCCGCTCTGGGTCCAGGTGGTCTGACCCGCGAACGCGCAGGCTTCGAAGTGCGTGACGTGCACGTGACCCACTACGGTCGCGTTTGCCCTATCGAAACGCCTGAAGGCCCCAACATTGGTCTGATCAACTCGCTGGCTCTGTATGCCCGCCTGAACGAGTACGGTTTCATCGAAACCCCTTACCGTCGCGTGGTGGATGGCAAGGTGACCAACGACATCGACTATCTGTCGGCGATTGAAGAAGGCAAGTACGTGATTGCGCAGGCCAATGCGCAGCTCGACAAGGACGGCCGCCTGACGGGTGAGCTGGTCTCTGCCCGTGAAAAGGGTGAGTCCATTCTGTGCGGTGCAGACCGTGTGCAGTACATGGACGTGTCGCCCGCGCAGATCGTGTCGGTGGCTGCCTCGCTGGTGCCTTTCCTGGAGCACGACGACGCGAACCGCGCGTTGATGGGCGCCAACATGTCGCGCCAGGCCGTGCCTGTGCTGCGTCCTGAGAAGCCTCTCGTGGGCACGGGCATCGAGCGCGTGGCTGCTGTGGACTCGGGCACCGTGGTGACTGCTACCCGCGGCGGTGTGGTGGACTACGTTGATGCCACCCGCATTGTGGTGCGCGTGAACGACGACGAAGCCGTGGCCGGTGAAGTCGGTGTGGACATCTACAACCTGATCAAGTACCAGCGTTCTAACCAGAACACCAACATCCACCAGCGTCCCATCGTCAAAAAGGGCGACATGCTGGTCAAGGGTGACGTGATCGCCGACGGCGCATCGACGGACTTCGGCGAAATCGCCATCGGCCAGAACATGCTGATCGCGTTCATGCCCTGGAACGGCTACAACTTCGAAGACTCGATCCTGATCAGCGAGCGCGTGGTGGCGGAAGACCGCTACACCTCGATCCACATCGAGGAACTCGTGGTCATGGCCCGCGACACGAAGTTGGGCGCTGAAGAAATCACGCGCGACATTCCGAACCTGTCGGAACAGCAACTGAACCGCTTGGACGAGTCCGGCATCATCTACGTGGGTGCTGAAGTGCAGCCTGGTGATACGCTGGTCGGCAAGGTCACTCCCAAGGGTGAAACCACGCTCACGCCTGAAGAGAAGCTGCTGCGCGCCATCTTCGGCGAGAAGGCTTCGGACGTGAAGGACACCTCGCTGCGTGTGGACCAAGGCTCGTCGGGCACTGTGATCGACGTGCAGGTCTTCACCCGCGAAGGCATCCAGCGCGACAAGCGCGCTCAGCAGATCATCGACGACGAGCTCAAGCGCTTCCGCCTGGACCTCAACGACCAGCTGCGCATCGTGGAGGCCGACGCGTTCGACCGTATCGAAAAGCTGCTGACCGGCCGCGTGGCCAACGGTGGCCCACAAAAGCTGGCCAAGGGCACGAAGATCGACAAGGCCTACCTGGCCTCCGTCGAGAAGTTCCACTGGTTCGACATCCGCCCTGCGGAAGACGAAGTCGCCACACAGCTCGAATCCATCAAGAACGCGCTGGAGCAAACCCGCCACAGCTTCGACCTGGCTTTTGAAGAAAAGCGCAAGAAGCTCACGCAAGGCGACGAGCTGCCTGCTGGCGTGCTGAAGATGGTCAAGGTGTACCTGGCCGTCAAGCGCCGCCTGCAGCCCGGTGACAAGATGGCCGGCCGCCACGGTAACAAGGGTGTGGTGTCCAAGATCGTTCCGGTCGAAGACATGCCTTACATGGCTGACGGCACGCCTGCCGACATCGTTCTGAACCCGCTGGGCGTGCCCTCGCGGATGAACATCGGTCAGGTGCTGGAAGTTCACCTGGGCTGGGCTGGTAAGGGCATTGGTCAGCGCATTGGCAACATGCTCCAGGAGCAGGCCAAGGCAGCTGAACTGCGCAAGTTCCTGGAAGAGGTCTACAACTCCCGAGGCCGCAAGGAAGACCTGTCGCAGCTCAGCGACGACGAGCTGATGGCCATGGCCGAGAACCTGACCAACGGCGTGCCCTATGCCACCCCCGTGTTCGACGGTGCTTCGGAAGAAGAAATCAAGGACATGCTCAAGATCGCCTACCCGGACGACATCAAGGAGCGCAAGGGCCTGACCGAGTCGCGCACCCAGGCGTATCTGTATGACGGCCGTACGGGCGAGCGCTTCGAGCGCCCGACCACCATCGGCTACATGCATTACCTGAAGCTGCACCACTTGGTGGACGACAAGATGCACGCCCGCTCGACCGGCCCGTACTTGCTCGTGACGCAGCAACCTCTGGGCGGCAAGGCCCAGTTCGGTGGCCAGCGTTTCGGGGAAATGGAAGTGTGGGCGCTGGAAGCTTACGGCGCCGCCTACGTGCTGCAGGAAATGCTGACCGTGAAGTCCGACGACGTGGTGGGCCGTACCAAGGTGTACGAATCCATCGTCAAGGGCGAACACGCCATCGAAGCCGGCATGCCGGAATCGTTCAACGTGCTGGTCAAGGAAATCCGTTCGCTGGGCCTGGACATCGAGCTGGAACGCTCCTAA
- the secE gene encoding preprotein translocase subunit SecE, with the protein MATSQVETVNTGADKAKLAAVVALVIASVAGFYLLGKQGAVVQWAALIVGLVAAAAVFLVSESGRQFVAFAKDAWREVKKVVWPTRKETLQMTAYVFAFVVIMALFLWFTDKTLEWVLYDLILGWRKS; encoded by the coding sequence ATGGCCACTTCACAGGTTGAAACTGTCAATACAGGCGCAGACAAGGCCAAGCTCGCAGCGGTGGTGGCTTTGGTCATTGCATCTGTTGCGGGCTTTTATTTGTTGGGCAAGCAGGGCGCTGTTGTGCAGTGGGCTGCGCTGATCGTCGGACTGGTCGCGGCTGCCGCAGTGTTTCTGGTGTCGGAATCCGGGCGTCAGTTTGTCGCGTTTGCCAAGGATGCATGGCGCGAAGTGAAAAAGGTGGTCTGGCCCACCCGCAAGGAAACCTTGCAGATGACGGCCTATGTGTTTGCCTTTGTGGTGATCATGGCGCTTTTCCTGTGGTTCACGGACAAGACGCTGGAATGGGTCTTGTACGACTTGATTTTGGGTTGGAGAAAGTCATGA
- the rplJ gene encoding 50S ribosomal protein L10, translating into MSLNRSEKEAVISEVTSLAAKAQTLVIAEYRGITVADMTKLRVDARSKGVSLSVLKNTLARRAVAGSQFDVVADQMTGPLIYGFSEDAVAAAKVVSDFAKTNDKLVIRGGAFGGKALDVNGVKQLANIPSKEVLLAQICGLLMSPMSRTAVVLGALAAKKGEGVAAPAAEPAAA; encoded by the coding sequence TTGAGTCTTAATCGCAGTGAGAAAGAAGCGGTCATCAGTGAAGTGACCAGCCTCGCCGCTAAAGCTCAAACGCTTGTGATTGCGGAATACCGTGGCATCACGGTCGCCGACATGACCAAACTGCGCGTCGATGCTCGCAGCAAGGGTGTGAGCCTGAGTGTTCTGAAGAACACCCTGGCCCGCCGTGCTGTGGCAGGCAGCCAGTTTGACGTGGTGGCAGACCAGATGACTGGTCCCCTGATCTATGGCTTCTCCGAAGACGCTGTGGCCGCCGCGAAAGTGGTGTCCGACTTTGCGAAGACCAACGACAAGTTGGTGATTCGCGGTGGCGCTTTCGGTGGTAAGGCCCTGGACGTCAATGGCGTGAAGCAACTGGCCAACATTCCTTCCAAGGAAGTTTTGCTGGCTCAGATTTGTGGCTTGCTTATGTCCCCCATGTCGCGTACGGCCGTCGTGCTGGGCGCACTGGCGGCGAAAAAAGGCGAAGGCGTAGCCGCACCGGCCGCCGAACCTGCAGCAGCTTGA
- the rplL gene encoding 50S ribosomal protein L7/L12 gives MAFDKDAFLTALDSMTVLELNDLVKAIEEKFGVSAAAMAAPAAAGGGGGAAAAEEKTEFNVVLTDAGANKVSVIKAVREITGLGLKEAKDLVDGAPKNVKEGIAKADAEAAVKKLVEAGAKAELK, from the coding sequence ATGGCATTCGATAAAGACGCATTTTTGACCGCGCTGGACAGCATGACGGTCCTGGAACTCAATGACCTGGTGAAGGCCATTGAAGAGAAGTTTGGCGTGAGCGCTGCAGCCATGGCTGCTCCTGCTGCCGCTGGTGGCGGCGGCGGCGCAGCTGCTGCTGAAGAAAAGACGGAATTCAACGTGGTGCTGACCGACGCTGGCGCCAACAAGGTGTCCGTCATCAAGGCAGTGCGCGAAATCACCGGTCTGGGCCTCAAGGAAGCCAAGGACCTGGTGGACGGCGCTCCCAAGAACGTCAAGGAAGGCATTGCCAAGGCCGACGCCGAAGCAGCCGTCAAGAAGCTGGTGGAAGCCGGCGCCAAGGCCGAACTCAAGTAA
- the rplK gene encoding 50S ribosomal protein L11 yields MAKKIVGFIKLQVPAGKANPSPPIGPALGQRGLNIMEFCKAFNAQTQGVEPGLPLPVVITAFADKSFTFIIKTPPATTLIKKAIKLEKGSSNALKTKVGKITREQLEEIAKTKMKDMNAANVDAAVRTLAGSARSMGVTVEGL; encoded by the coding sequence ATGGCGAAAAAAATCGTCGGTTTTATCAAGCTGCAAGTTCCAGCTGGTAAGGCCAATCCATCCCCACCTATCGGCCCAGCACTGGGTCAGCGTGGCCTCAACATCATGGAGTTCTGCAAGGCATTCAATGCGCAGACCCAAGGTGTGGAGCCCGGCCTGCCATTGCCCGTGGTCATCACGGCGTTTGCAGACAAGAGCTTTACCTTCATCATCAAGACGCCGCCTGCGACGACTCTGATCAAGAAGGCCATCAAGCTCGAAAAGGGTTCTTCCAATGCCCTGAAGACCAAGGTCGGCAAGATCACGCGCGAACAGCTCGAAGAAATCGCCAAGACCAAGATGAAGGACATGAACGCCGCGAACGTTGACGCTGCTGTCCGTACGCTGGCTGGTTCCGCACGCTCGATGGGCGTGACGGTGGAGGGTTTGTAA
- the rplA gene encoding 50S ribosomal protein L1: MAKLTKKQKALQGKVDSTKLYAFADAVALVKEAATAKFDESIDVAVQLGIDAKKSDQVVRGAVVLPNGTGKTTRVAVFAQGAKAEEAKAAGADVVGMDDLAAMVKAGDMPFDVVIAAPDAMRVVGTLGQILGPRGLMPNPKVGTVTPDVATAVKNAKAGQVQFRVDKAGIVHSTIGRRSFDNEKLQGNLAALIDALNKAKPASSKGLYLRKVAVSSTMGVGVRVDTQSIAA; this comes from the coding sequence ATGGCCAAGTTGACGAAAAAGCAAAAGGCCCTGCAGGGCAAGGTTGACAGCACCAAGCTGTACGCTTTTGCAGACGCAGTGGCGCTGGTGAAAGAAGCCGCAACGGCCAAGTTCGATGAATCCATCGACGTGGCGGTGCAGCTGGGCATTGATGCCAAGAAGTCGGACCAAGTGGTGCGTGGCGCTGTGGTGCTGCCCAACGGCACTGGCAAGACGACCCGCGTGGCCGTGTTTGCACAAGGCGCCAAGGCTGAAGAAGCCAAGGCCGCAGGTGCTGACGTTGTGGGCATGGACGACCTGGCCGCCATGGTCAAGGCTGGCGACATGCCGTTCGACGTGGTGATCGCTGCTCCTGACGCCATGCGCGTCGTGGGTACCCTGGGCCAGATCCTGGGCCCCCGTGGCCTGATGCCTAACCCCAAGGTGGGCACCGTGACTCCTGACGTCGCTACGGCCGTGAAGAACGCCAAAGCGGGTCAAGTGCAGTTCCGTGTGGACAAGGCCGGTATCGTGCACAGCACCATCGGTCGCCGTTCGTTCGACAACGAAAAGCTGCAAGGCAACTTGGCTGCACTGATCGACGCCCTGAACAAGGCCAAGCCAGCTTCGAGCAAGGGTCTGTACCTGCGCAAGGTCGCTGTGTCCTCCACGATGGGCGTTGGCGTCCGCGTGGATACGCAATCCATCGCAGCGTAA
- the nusG gene encoding transcription termination/antitermination protein NusG, with amino-acid sequence MTTAAEITGAQAPAGASASANPDLRWYIVHAYSGMEKAVERNIQERIGRSGMQDKFGRILVPTEEVVEMKNGQRKTTERRLFPGYVFVEMVMDDDTWHLVKHTNKVTGFVGGAKNRPAPISEDEVQKIVSQMQEGTDKPRHKIEFMVGELVRVKEGPFTDFNGSVEEVNYEKSRVRVSVMIFGRSTPVELEFGQVEKT; translated from the coding sequence ATGACGACCGCTGCGGAAATCACGGGAGCACAGGCTCCTGCAGGCGCTTCGGCCTCGGCCAATCCCGACTTGCGCTGGTACATCGTTCATGCCTATTCAGGCATGGAAAAGGCGGTGGAGCGCAATATTCAGGAGCGGATCGGCCGCTCTGGCATGCAGGACAAATTCGGCCGCATTCTGGTGCCGACCGAAGAAGTCGTCGAAATGAAAAACGGTCAGCGCAAGACGACGGAGCGTCGCTTGTTCCCTGGCTATGTGTTCGTTGAGATGGTGATGGATGACGACACCTGGCACTTGGTGAAGCACACCAACAAGGTGACGGGTTTTGTGGGCGGGGCCAAGAACCGTCCGGCGCCCATCTCGGAAGACGAAGTGCAAAAGATCGTCAGCCAGATGCAGGAAGGCACCGACAAGCCGCGCCACAAGATCGAGTTTATGGTGGGCGAACTGGTGCGCGTCAAGGAAGGTCCTTTCACAGACTTCAATGGTTCCGTGGAAGAGGTCAATTACGAAAAGAGCCGTGTGCGCGTTTCCGTGATGATCTTTGGCCGCTCTACCCCGGTGGAGCTGGAATTCGGACAGGTCGAAAAGACATAA